Proteins co-encoded in one Actinomadura luteofluorescens genomic window:
- a CDS encoding right-handed parallel beta-helix repeat-containing protein, translating to MHRLVVSLTSPGAYRTVLEALKAPLPSGAPPGRHILIEPGSYPNTGFRSTGDFVMTAVEGLGSVTLDGRTVGTIEVTGKVTLQGLIVRNWSDKGLALEAAEGTIVAERCEFMTKGSLAVRASKGANLTLRDCEVQDGAVVYSASSGVMEGTTVTGTSGNAVALRSGSTVTLRSCQVRDAGGDGIWVTEGAKPQIERCTVSNPANAGIRVDDRAEATIRDCEIDGSDKETEKASLFVTTKGVALAEDCRLVRPGFDGVWVTAGGSLIARRIKMTSPRRIGTVVQKGRALLEDCEVVGAASSGFYLSDKADVTVVRGRVADAGGPASG from the coding sequence GTGCATCGTCTGGTCGTGTCACTGACCTCCCCCGGGGCGTATCGGACGGTACTCGAAGCGCTGAAGGCGCCGCTGCCGTCGGGTGCACCCCCTGGACGGCACATCTTGATCGAGCCGGGCTCGTATCCGAACACGGGATTCCGCAGTACGGGCGACTTCGTCATGACCGCCGTGGAGGGGCTCGGCTCGGTGACGCTGGACGGTCGCACCGTCGGCACGATCGAGGTCACGGGCAAGGTGACGTTGCAGGGCCTGATCGTCCGGAACTGGAGCGACAAGGGCCTGGCCCTGGAGGCCGCCGAAGGCACCATCGTGGCGGAGCGGTGCGAGTTCATGACCAAGGGCTCCCTCGCCGTGCGGGCGTCGAAGGGCGCGAACCTCACCTTGCGGGACTGCGAGGTCCAGGACGGCGCGGTCGTGTACAGCGCCTCGTCGGGGGTCATGGAAGGCACCACCGTCACCGGGACGAGCGGCAACGCGGTGGCACTCCGCAGCGGCAGCACGGTGACCCTCCGGTCGTGCCAGGTCAGGGACGCGGGCGGGGACGGCATCTGGGTGACCGAGGGCGCCAAGCCGCAGATCGAGCGGTGCACGGTCAGCAACCCGGCCAACGCGGGCATCAGGGTCGACGACCGTGCGGAGGCGACGATCCGCGACTGCGAGATCGACGGCTCGGACAAGGAGACCGAGAAGGCGTCCCTGTTCGTGACGACCAAGGGCGTCGCGCTCGCGGAGGACTGCCGTCTCGTGCGCCCCGGGTTCGACGGGGTGTGGGTGACGGCCGGCGGCTCGCTGATCGCCCGGCGGATCAAGATGACCTCGCCGCGGCGGATCGGCACGGTGGTGCAGAAGGGCAGGGCGCTTCTGGAGGACTGCGAGGTCGTCGGCGCGGCCTCCAGCGGCTTCTACCTCTCCGACAAGGCGGACGTCACGGTCGTCCGGGGGCGGGTCGCCGATGCGGGAGGTCCGGCGTCGGGCTGA
- a CDS encoding NUDIX domain-containing protein — protein sequence MDIRVTGIVIEDERILLLDQDTDTGRSWSLPGGKVEASEPLADALVREMREETGADVEVGRLLYVCDHIRGDVHVLHITFEVRRTGGTVGVVPGTADSRPIRGVEFVRLADLASLGFGERFADLARAGFPGAGSYMGAKSNIGL from the coding sequence GTGGACATACGGGTCACCGGGATCGTCATCGAGGACGAGCGCATCCTGCTGCTCGACCAGGACACCGACACCGGACGGTCGTGGTCCTTGCCGGGCGGCAAGGTGGAGGCGTCCGAGCCGCTGGCCGACGCGCTGGTCCGGGAGATGCGGGAGGAGACGGGCGCCGACGTCGAGGTCGGCCGGCTGTTGTACGTATGCGACCACATCCGTGGTGACGTGCATGTCCTGCACATCACCTTCGAGGTGCGCCGCACGGGTGGAACGGTCGGAGTCGTGCCCGGGACGGCGGACTCACGTCCGATCCGCGGGGTCGAGTTCGTGCGCCTGGCTGACCTGGCGTCGCTCGGTTTCGGCGAGCGGTTCGCCGACCTCGCCAGGGCCGGATTCCCCGGCGCCGGCTCCTACATGGGCGCCAAGAGCAACATCGGTCTGTGA
- a CDS encoding serine/threonine-protein kinase: MTSAPEAAPGRLVGGRYRLIGTLGRGGFGLVWKAHDTALGLDVAVKEMRPPAAELTERIARATREARNAARLRDHPNIVSVHDVVVEDGLPWIVMQLVDGHSLHDRIALSGPLPVAAAARVAAGLLDALDTAHRVGIVHRDVKPANVLLTGDGDAVLTDFGIAIHHADTTLTATGAFIGSLEYMAPERIDGNGDPASDLFSLGATLYHAVEGVSPFRRDTTSATLKAVISDPPAPPRRAGKLAGLITRLLAKDPAERPTISEARVLLARATGPERPGLRDSGPAERSTVTKVRRPPAEAESNDGRTRIGAKASWWSRASIVHRTAAVVAVAAALLVLVMLIGRQVYGRPASGATIGDCVYLSGSSDFAFGTKQGDWYRTPCGLRFAKGTAYRVVGQTADDPDDPDRTDPTHGCKHYSGWNSSAMVKTFLGVDPRGLAKNLCLAPVD, translated from the coding sequence GTGACAAGTGCACCGGAGGCGGCCCCCGGACGGCTGGTCGGTGGGCGGTACCGGCTGATCGGGACGCTGGGGCGAGGCGGGTTCGGGCTCGTCTGGAAGGCCCACGACACCGCCCTCGGGCTCGACGTGGCGGTCAAGGAGATGCGGCCGCCCGCCGCCGAGCTGACCGAACGGATCGCGCGCGCCACCCGCGAGGCGCGCAACGCCGCCCGGCTGCGCGACCATCCGAACATCGTCAGCGTGCACGACGTCGTGGTCGAGGACGGCCTCCCCTGGATCGTCATGCAGCTCGTCGACGGGCACTCGCTGCACGACCGGATCGCGCTGTCCGGACCCCTGCCGGTCGCCGCGGCCGCGCGCGTCGCCGCCGGCCTGCTGGACGCGCTGGACACGGCGCATCGCGTCGGGATCGTCCATCGGGACGTGAAACCGGCCAACGTGCTGCTCACCGGTGACGGGGACGCCGTCCTCACCGACTTCGGCATCGCGATCCATCACGCTGACACCACGCTCACCGCGACCGGCGCGTTCATCGGGTCGCTGGAGTACATGGCGCCGGAACGCATCGACGGGAACGGCGACCCCGCCTCCGACCTGTTCTCCCTCGGCGCGACGCTCTACCACGCGGTGGAAGGCGTCTCCCCGTTCCGCCGCGACACCACCTCCGCCACGCTCAAGGCCGTCATCAGCGACCCTCCGGCACCGCCGAGGCGCGCAGGGAAGCTCGCCGGGCTCATCACCCGCCTCCTGGCCAAGGACCCGGCCGAGCGTCCGACGATCTCCGAGGCGCGGGTTCTGCTCGCGCGCGCCACCGGGCCGGAACGCCCGGGCCTCCGGGACTCGGGCCCGGCCGAGCGTTCGACGGTCACCAAGGTCCGCCGGCCGCCCGCCGAAGCCGAATCGAACGACGGCCGCACACGGATCGGTGCCAAGGCGTCGTGGTGGAGCCGGGCTTCGATCGTCCACCGGACGGCCGCGGTGGTCGCGGTGGCCGCGGCCCTGCTCGTCCTGGTCATGCTCATCGGCCGCCAGGTCTACGGGCGGCCGGCTTCCGGCGCGACGATCGGCGACTGCGTTTACCTCTCCGGCTCCTCCGACTTCGCGTTCGGCACGAAGCAGGGGGACTGGTACCGGACGCCGTGCGGCCTTCGATTCGCCAAGGGCACGGCCTACCGGGTCGTCGGCCAGACCGCCGACGACCCCGACGACCCCGATCGGACGGATCCCACCCACGGCTGCAAGCACTACTCGGGCTGGAACAGCAGCGCGATGGTCAAGACGTTCCTCGGCGTGGACCCGAGGGGGCTGGCCAAGAACCTGTGTCTCGCGCCGGTCGACTGA